Proteins co-encoded in one Candidatus Palauibacter polyketidifaciens genomic window:
- a CDS encoding PIN domain-containing protein, with amino-acid sequence MSAAYVDTSAIVSVAFVEAGADEIAHRLRGFRDLMSSNLLEAELRSVCAREGKPFPGDLVSGFSWVQPKRPLSREMRTALRAGYLRGADLWHVACALHVARRPSDVSFITLDERQAEVAASLNFRIG; translated from the coding sequence GTGAGCGCCGCCTACGTGGATACGTCCGCGATCGTCTCGGTCGCTTTCGTCGAGGCCGGCGCGGACGAAATCGCCCACCGATTGCGGGGGTTCCGCGATCTGATGTCATCCAACCTCCTGGAAGCGGAGCTGCGATCGGTCTGCGCCAGAGAAGGAAAGCCCTTTCCGGGCGATCTGGTCTCCGGATTCAGCTGGGTTCAGCCGAAGCGGCCTCTTTCGCGAGAGATGCGGACCGCCCTCCGAGCCGGCTACCTGCGGGGCGCGGATCTCTGGCACGTGGCGTGCGCCCTGCATGTGGCGCGGAGGCCTTCGGATGTCTCGTTCATCACTCTCGACGAACGACAGGCGGAGGTGGCGGCGTCGCTGAACTTCCGGATCGGGTAG
- a CDS encoding MBL fold metallo-hydrolase — MCDSGSDTTTPPAAPMPTETPAPTARTEAGWRRDVWPGIHWIQELGGHRAGIARAVLESGADWYKPGNELYVPQNAYLLTGERTLLWDTLSPASGHILLPALEELLGERPLDYLALSHPDVPHAGNTMQVLRRYPDCQLVAPAAGETHALYHLDDAMKVGPEDEIDLGGLRVRFPEATFLDAAIHTWMSEETTRTLFTVDWMGFPHQSGESLRRTDEIATVVDVGRLEEFHSRVMFWFQYVHPHKVTAATDALAVQFAGYGLAPAHGLPIPGEDAAPYYERMNEVVRRVAAGGRGGVL; from the coding sequence ATGTGCGACTCCGGAAGCGACACCACGACGCCGCCCGCGGCCCCGATGCCGACGGAGACCCCGGCGCCGACCGCCAGGACGGAGGCCGGCTGGCGGCGCGACGTATGGCCGGGTATCCACTGGATCCAGGAGTTGGGCGGGCACCGGGCCGGGATCGCGCGCGCGGTGCTGGAGAGCGGCGCGGACTGGTACAAGCCCGGAAACGAACTCTACGTCCCGCAGAACGCGTACCTGCTGACGGGTGAGCGGACGCTGCTCTGGGACACGCTCTCTCCGGCCTCGGGTCACATCCTCCTCCCGGCGCTCGAGGAACTGCTCGGGGAGCGGCCACTCGACTACCTCGCCCTCTCGCACCCCGACGTGCCTCACGCGGGCAACACGATGCAGGTGCTGCGGCGCTATCCGGACTGCCAACTCGTGGCCCCGGCCGCCGGCGAGACGCACGCGCTCTACCACCTGGACGACGCGATGAAGGTGGGGCCCGAAGACGAGATCGATCTCGGCGGGCTCCGGGTCCGCTTCCCGGAGGCAACCTTCCTCGACGCCGCGATTCACACGTGGATGAGCGAAGAGACGACCCGCACGCTCTTCACCGTCGACTGGATGGGCTTCCCGCACCAGAGCGGCGAGAGCCTGCGGCGCACGGACGAGATCGCCACGGTCGTGGACGTGGGCCGCCTCGAGGAGTTCCACAGCCGGGTCATGTTCTGGTTCCAGTACGTCCACCCCCACAAGGTCACGGCGGCGACGGACGCCCTGGCCGTGCAGTTCGCCGGATACGGTCTCGCGCCGGCGCACGGACTCCCGATCCCCGGGGAGGACGCGGCGCCCTACTACGAGCGCATGAACGAGGTCGTGCGGCGCGTGGCGGCGGGCGGGCGCGGGGGCGTCCTGTGA
- a CDS encoding type II toxin-antitoxin system prevent-host-death family antitoxin: MELLYSTYEAKARFSEVLRHVREGRTVTISYRGEPVAELRPLRRKSTDLEERLADLERRGILTPRPKHRKPIEPGTPVPGALERFLADRGE, encoded by the coding sequence ATGGAACTGCTCTACTCGACCTATGAGGCGAAGGCCCGTTTCTCCGAAGTACTACGCCACGTGAGGGAGGGGCGAACCGTGACCATATCCTACCGGGGGGAGCCGGTGGCCGAACTCCGACCGCTTCGGCGCAAGAGCACGGATCTCGAGGAACGGCTGGCGGATCTGGAGCGGCGAGGGATCCTCACGCCCCGTCCGAAGCACCGGAAGCCCATCGAACCCGGTACGCCGGTGCCAGGCGCGCTGGAACGTTTTCTGGCCGACCGCGGCGAGTGA